Proteins from a genomic interval of Mycobacterium conspicuum:
- a CDS encoding GntR family transcriptional regulator, giving the protein MEGQRVLQLGQIDRADDKPPYRQIAGMLREAIRSNRLAPGERLPSETELIEHFGVARMTVRQAVQELRSEGLVVSQHGRGVFIRPTPPIRRLASDRFARQHRAAGKAAFTVEAEKSGYSPQVDNIAVSREKPNSFVAERLRLSPDDDIVVRSRRYLANGRPVETAVSFIPAAFAEGTRIEQVDTGPGGIYARLEENGHVLGHFTEEVAARMPTPEERRQLELEPGVPVLTVLRTAYDANDVAVEVCDTVKVASAYLLEYEFPAR; this is encoded by the coding sequence ATGGAAGGCCAGCGGGTGCTGCAACTTGGACAAATCGACAGAGCCGATGACAAGCCGCCATATCGGCAGATCGCGGGCATGTTGCGAGAAGCGATCCGTTCCAACCGGCTAGCTCCCGGGGAACGACTGCCGTCTGAGACGGAACTTATCGAGCATTTCGGTGTGGCACGCATGACGGTAAGACAAGCTGTGCAGGAGCTTCGTTCCGAGGGACTGGTCGTCTCGCAGCATGGCCGCGGGGTGTTTATTCGCCCGACGCCCCCCATCCGCCGGCTCGCGTCGGATCGATTCGCGCGACAGCATCGCGCGGCAGGCAAGGCGGCGTTTACCGTCGAGGCCGAGAAATCGGGTTACTCGCCGCAAGTCGACAATATTGCGGTGAGCCGCGAGAAGCCGAATTCGTTTGTAGCGGAACGACTTCGATTATCACCGGACGATGACATCGTCGTGCGATCGCGCCGCTACCTGGCGAATGGCCGACCGGTTGAAACGGCGGTCTCCTTCATCCCGGCTGCTTTCGCCGAAGGCACGAGGATCGAGCAGGTGGACACTGGGCCCGGGGGCATCTACGCCCGACTGGAAGAGAATGGCCACGTACTCGGTCACTTCACCGAGGAGGTCGCAGCCCGAATGCCCACTCCCGAAGAACGGCGGCAACTGGAACTCGAACCAGGCGTTCCCGTATTGACAGTGCTGCGAACCGCATATGACGCGAATGACGTGGCGGTTGAGGTCTGCGACACGGTGAAAGTTGCTTCCGCCTACCTGCTCGAATACGAGTTCCCGGCCCGCTGA
- a CDS encoding LysR family transcriptional regulator — translation MGDAVDLDLRLVRYFVAVADHRHFGRAAAALRVAQPSLSRQIRQLEHQLGARLLDRTPQGTRLTGAGETFLPSAKALLRSAARAAAETRAAAEPSRITIGYTMGLIVTPAVREMRREHPDAEVQAVHVDWNQARDALVDHRVDALVTRLPFPTTGLHVTILYDEPRVLVVPVDHRLAGKESVTLDDIAGEPMPRVRDSDPAWSAYWRVDPRPDGTRAPDGPFIDAPQDKFEVIAAGQAVAISAGVHANALRPDLTTIPLEGVEPSHVVVATRADDRSRLVAAFRKLAETHLTRPD, via the coding sequence ATGGGCGATGCGGTCGATCTTGACCTTCGGCTGGTGCGGTACTTCGTGGCGGTGGCCGACCACCGCCACTTCGGCCGCGCTGCCGCCGCATTGCGCGTTGCGCAGCCGTCGCTCAGCCGGCAGATCCGCCAACTCGAACACCAGCTCGGCGCGCGGCTGCTGGACCGTACACCGCAGGGCACCCGGCTCACCGGGGCCGGCGAGACATTCCTGCCGTCGGCCAAGGCGCTGCTGCGCTCGGCGGCCCGCGCCGCGGCGGAGACCCGGGCCGCCGCAGAGCCCAGCCGAATCACCATCGGCTACACGATGGGTCTGATCGTCACACCCGCGGTTCGAGAGATGCGCCGCGAGCACCCGGACGCCGAAGTGCAAGCCGTGCATGTGGATTGGAATCAGGCGCGTGACGCGCTGGTCGACCATCGGGTCGATGCGCTGGTGACGCGGCTGCCATTTCCGACCACTGGACTGCACGTCACGATCCTCTACGACGAGCCACGGGTGCTGGTGGTGCCGGTGGATCACCGCCTGGCCGGCAAGGAATCGGTCACCCTTGACGACATCGCCGGCGAACCGATGCCGCGGGTCCGGGACTCCGATCCCGCCTGGAGTGCTTACTGGCGTGTCGATCCGCGTCCCGACGGAACGCGCGCACCCGACGGCCCATTCATCGACGCGCCCCAAGACAAATTCGAAGTGATCGCCGCCGGCCAGGCGGTGGCGATTTCGGCCGGAGTTCATGCAAACGCGTTACGGCCCGACCTGACCACGATTCCCCTCGAGGGCGTCGAGCCCAGCCATGTCGTCGTCGCCACCCGCGCCGACGATCGCAGCCGATTGGTGGCGGCCTTCCGCAAGCTGGCCGAAACACACCTCACCCGTCCCGACTGA
- a CDS encoding TIGR04255 family protein — translation MLPEMNEDDAYTPPPVAAPTPSVTAPVALVTMEIRHPATDSLTESTNRELKHLLADSLPIERQAQDMSWGMAAPGAAPTPTAERFVRFVNRDNTLAASIKSQAIVIETTNYTTFEALRDIAMRVVDARAQVSSLVGVERIGLRYVLEIRVPVGVDGRVEWGNWIAEPLLGPQRLAPAGLFLTEWQGAAVYREPQPGRSLVVRYGPGFGQALDANYHLRRVTPAQPGPYFLMDIDSFWTPVGSIPEYHRDELLSTYAALYDPARSVFQEMLTNRMKDDLLRQ, via the coding sequence ATGCTTCCCGAAATGAACGAGGACGACGCCTACACCCCACCGCCCGTTGCCGCTCCCACCCCGTCGGTCACCGCGCCCGTCGCATTGGTGACGATGGAAATCCGTCATCCTGCAACGGATTCGCTGACCGAGTCGACCAACCGAGAGCTCAAACACTTGCTCGCGGATAGCCTGCCGATCGAACGTCAGGCCCAGGACATGAGTTGGGGAATGGCCGCGCCCGGCGCCGCCCCGACACCGACGGCAGAGCGTTTTGTCCGCTTCGTCAACCGCGACAACACCTTGGCCGCATCCATCAAGAGTCAAGCGATCGTCATCGAGACCACCAACTACACCACCTTCGAGGCGCTGCGGGACATCGCGATGCGGGTCGTGGACGCTCGCGCGCAGGTCTCGTCCCTGGTCGGGGTTGAGCGCATCGGCCTGCGCTATGTCCTCGAGATCCGCGTCCCCGTGGGGGTCGACGGCCGCGTCGAGTGGGGCAACTGGATCGCCGAGCCACTGCTCGGGCCGCAGCGCCTGGCGCCCGCTGGCCTGTTCCTCACCGAATGGCAGGGTGCCGCGGTGTACCGCGAGCCACAGCCCGGCAGGTCGCTCGTGGTCCGCTACGGCCCCGGCTTCGGTCAGGCGCTCGACGCGAACTACCACCTGCGCCGCGTCACCCCGGCCCAACCCGGCCCCTACTTCCTGATGGACATCGACAGCTTCTGGACGCCGGTGGGCTCCATTCCCGAATACCATCGGGACGAGCTGCTCTCGACCTATGCGGCCCTCTACGACCCGGCCCGGTCGGTCTTTCAGGAGATGCTCACCAACCGCATGAAGGACGACCTGCTCCGTCAATAG
- a CDS encoding DUF998 domain-containing protein → MPTSRSSVIGALFLIIGAIGFVGAEAVAANRWTDPNYSYRFDYISDLGNPVPHDFVFEHTVNSPWHVVMNLGFVSQGILFAIATALLYRLFRGRSRFVVLGCGIIHGSGMVLAGVFHQQSVNAVEMAIHWIGAHGIIFGPIGIALVGVLGGRAGASAWYRAMSAALGFGGILSGLALVYIPAVRTITGGGTLERITMYGLFMWQVVTGISLLLKARHQ, encoded by the coding sequence GTGCCCACTTCCCGAAGCAGCGTTATCGGGGCGCTCTTTCTGATCATCGGCGCTATCGGGTTCGTCGGCGCCGAGGCCGTCGCGGCCAACCGATGGACGGACCCGAACTACAGCTACCGATTCGATTACATCAGCGATCTCGGCAATCCGGTCCCGCACGACTTCGTCTTCGAACACACCGTCAACTCTCCCTGGCATGTCGTGATGAATCTGGGATTCGTCAGCCAGGGCATCCTGTTCGCGATCGCGACGGCATTGCTGTATCGCCTCTTTCGTGGGCGCTCCCGTTTCGTCGTCCTGGGATGCGGAATCATCCACGGCAGCGGGATGGTGCTCGCCGGCGTGTTTCATCAGCAGTCGGTGAATGCCGTTGAGATGGCCATCCATTGGATCGGCGCGCACGGGATCATATTCGGTCCCATCGGCATCGCTTTGGTCGGCGTGCTCGGCGGACGCGCAGGCGCCTCGGCCTGGTATCGCGCCATGTCCGCCGCCCTGGGATTTGGCGGTATCCTCTCGGGCCTCGCGCTCGTCTACATTCCCGCGGTGCGGACGATCACCGGGGGAGGGACCTTGGAGCGGATCACGATGTACGGGCTTTTCATGTGGCAAGTCGTAACCGGCATCTCACTTCTGCTCAAAGCTCGACACCAGTAA
- a CDS encoding NUDIX hydrolase, whose protein sequence is MATSPKHSVSVAGIVVRDDDRVLVIRRDDNGHWEAPGGVLELGESFEDGVRREVLEETGLTVKVERLTGVYKNLTHGIVALVYRCHPADGDTHPTAEAREVRWMTREEVQSAMNPAFAVRVLDAFDEETHSRVHDGVNLVSGC, encoded by the coding sequence ATGGCAACCTCGCCTAAGCACTCGGTCAGTGTCGCCGGCATCGTAGTGCGTGACGATGATCGCGTTCTCGTGATCAGGCGGGACGACAACGGCCACTGGGAAGCCCCTGGTGGTGTACTCGAACTAGGCGAATCTTTTGAGGACGGTGTTCGGCGCGAAGTCCTTGAGGAAACCGGATTGACGGTGAAGGTAGAACGTCTCACCGGCGTTTACAAGAACCTGACCCATGGGATTGTCGCTCTGGTCTACCGCTGCCATCCGGCCGATGGGGACACTCACCCCACTGCGGAAGCCCGCGAGGTTCGTTGGATGACAAGGGAGGAAGTTCAGTCAGCGATGAATCCTGCATTCGCGGTGCGTGTACTGGACGCGTTCGACGAAGAAACTCATTCGCGGGTCCATGACGGCGTCAACCTCGTGTCGGGCTGCTAG
- a CDS encoding tyrosine-type recombinase/integrase: MAGSVPRGIRKRINSAGLPRYQVRYLVRDSDSPSGWAETSSTFATLREARAFKADRDGEAAIGARRFDPRLGRAKLAAVWTQYSALKRPAVSPKTWSGYTQHWELRISPRFGHVPVDEISRKDIQQFIDSMTVGPWAKLATLRLLRSILDMAREDGRIHSNPADGVSSGRIPTRERHRYLTATEVAALAAACGDHGDVVIILAFTGLRWSELVGLRVGDIDLTARRLYVRQAAPEVEGRIIVGPPKTRAAARTVPLPQIVIDALKPRIDNRAPTEHAITSPNGGFLRSNNWRRHTDWNEALKKTGLVPLTIHDLRHTYASLARASGADLRYVQKTMGHSTPTVTANIYSDLYSDELDHVATNLDRLQDVAKNRANGQEPDTPNHP; encoded by the coding sequence GTGGCCGGATCGGTCCCGCGCGGTATCCGAAAGCGGATCAATTCGGCCGGTCTGCCGCGCTATCAAGTGCGCTACCTGGTGCGTGATTCAGACTCCCCGTCGGGATGGGCTGAGACGTCGTCGACGTTCGCCACCTTGCGAGAGGCGCGGGCATTCAAGGCCGACCGGGATGGCGAAGCGGCGATCGGCGCCAGACGCTTCGACCCCCGACTTGGCCGGGCCAAACTCGCCGCTGTCTGGACGCAATACAGCGCGTTGAAACGCCCCGCAGTGTCGCCCAAGACCTGGAGCGGCTACACCCAGCATTGGGAACTACGCATCAGTCCGCGTTTCGGCCACGTCCCGGTTGATGAAATCAGCCGAAAGGATATACAGCAATTCATCGATTCCATGACCGTCGGTCCCTGGGCCAAACTCGCCACGCTGCGGCTGCTGCGGTCGATTCTCGACATGGCGCGCGAGGACGGTCGAATCCACAGCAACCCGGCTGACGGGGTGTCATCCGGGCGGATACCCACCCGAGAACGCCACCGCTATCTGACCGCCACCGAAGTCGCCGCCCTGGCAGCCGCATGCGGCGACCACGGCGACGTGGTGATCATCCTCGCCTTCACCGGCCTGCGCTGGTCCGAACTCGTCGGCCTGCGGGTCGGCGACATCGACCTAACTGCGCGTCGGCTCTATGTCCGCCAGGCCGCGCCAGAAGTGGAAGGCCGGATCATCGTCGGGCCGCCAAAAACTCGCGCCGCCGCCCGAACCGTCCCACTCCCCCAAATCGTCATCGACGCGCTCAAACCAAGGATCGATAATCGCGCGCCCACAGAACATGCAATCACCTCGCCAAATGGCGGGTTCCTCAGATCAAACAACTGGCGCCGGCATACCGACTGGAACGAAGCCCTAAAGAAAACCGGACTGGTGCCGCTGACGATTCACGACCTGCGCCACACCTACGCCAGCCTGGCCCGGGCCTCCGGCGCCGACCTCCGCTACGTCCAGAAGACGATGGGGCACTCGACGCCGACCGTCACCGCGAACATCTACAGCGACCTCTATTCAGACGAACTCGACCACGTAGCCACGAATCTCGACCGGCTTCAGGACGTCGCCAAAAACCGGGCGAACGGACAGGAACCGGACACACCGAACCATCCATAG
- a CDS encoding helix-turn-helix transcriptional regulator: MTTLGIKTSATATATFPELLTAEQVAELLGVSAATVSRWGALREHGADVGPPCYTLSDRVRRWDAAEVRAWLRKVRR, encoded by the coding sequence ATGACAACCCTCGGCATCAAAACCAGCGCCACCGCGACAGCGACCTTTCCAGAGCTTCTAACAGCGGAGCAGGTGGCCGAGCTGCTTGGCGTGTCCGCTGCGACGGTGAGTCGATGGGGCGCATTGCGCGAACACGGCGCAGACGTGGGACCGCCCTGCTACACGCTATCTGATCGCGTAAGACGTTGGGACGCAGCTGAAGTCCGCGCATGGCTTCGTAAGGTGCGTCGCTAA
- a CDS encoding SDR family oxidoreductase: protein MRVFVTGATGFIGSAVVRELTDAGHQAIGLARSDAAAAALRGAGAEVHRGALDDLGALRRGAAAADGVIHTAFIHDFSDYAAAAEADRRAIEAIAEALAGSDRPLVVASGMAALTPGRLATEEDAVNPNLPRVSEQTALPFAERGVRVSVLRLPPSVHGEGDHGFVAHLINTARAKGISVYPGDGANRWSAVHRLDAARLFRLALEYASAGARLHAIGDEGVPVRDIAEVIGRHLGLPVNSIPAQTAFDHFGFIGAIFAMDTGASSALTQSRMDWHPSRPGLIADLEEGHYFKE from the coding sequence ATGCGTGTCTTCGTCACCGGCGCAACCGGATTCATCGGCTCGGCCGTCGTCCGCGAGCTCACCGATGCCGGCCACCAGGCAATCGGGTTGGCCCGATCGGATGCGGCCGCCGCGGCGCTGCGCGGCGCCGGCGCCGAGGTGCATCGCGGCGCACTCGATGACCTGGGCGCCCTGCGCCGCGGCGCCGCCGCGGCCGACGGCGTCATCCACACCGCGTTCATCCACGACTTCTCCGACTACGCGGCCGCCGCCGAAGCGGATCGGCGCGCGATCGAAGCAATCGCGGAAGCGCTGGCGGGGTCCGATCGGCCGTTGGTCGTCGCGTCGGGGATGGCCGCCCTCACGCCGGGCCGGCTCGCCACCGAAGAAGACGCCGTCAATCCGAACCTTCCGCGCGTGTCCGAACAAACGGCGCTGCCATTCGCCGAGCGCGGGGTGCGGGTGTCGGTGCTGCGGCTACCACCGTCGGTGCACGGCGAGGGTGATCATGGTTTCGTCGCGCATCTCATCAATACCGCTCGCGCCAAAGGCATTTCGGTCTACCCGGGCGATGGTGCGAACCGCTGGTCCGCTGTGCACCGGCTCGACGCCGCGCGGCTGTTCCGGTTGGCCCTGGAATATGCTTCCGCCGGTGCGCGACTGCACGCGATCGGCGACGAGGGCGTACCCGTTCGCGACATCGCGGAGGTGATCGGCCGGCATCTGGGGCTGCCGGTGAATTCCATTCCCGCACAGACGGCCTTCGATCACTTCGGCTTCATCGGCGCGATCTTCGCGATGGACACGGGCGCGTCGAGCGCGCTGACCCAAAGCCGGATGGACTGGCACCCTTCACGTCCCGGCCTCATCGCGGATCTCGAAGAGGGCCATTACTTCAAGGAGTAA